Within the Ensifer canadensis genome, the region ACATATTGAATGACCGGCTTGTCCACCACCGTCAGCATTTCCTTCGGCACGGCCTTGGTGGCCGGCAGGAAACGCGTGCCCAGACCAGCGACCGGGAACACGGCTTTGCGGACTTTACGCTTGTCGGTCATCGGTACCTCCTTCATTCGGATTTCAATCCTGAGTGTTGCTGTTAAAATCCTTAAATCAAAATCAATTTAAGGAATCGTGCAGCGCTTTGCAGTGCGGCGGCAATCTCTACGCAACGATGTGAACGCACGCTGAACCGGGACGAAAAAAATGCAGATACGGACGGTACTCGCATTTTCTTCCACGGAAGACGCAATGGCCTTTTCATGGTAAAGGGTTTGTTGACCACGTTTCTGTAGATTCGCCTTAATCCGGCGCTGCATCGACTGCGGCCGGATCCGAGAACAGGAACCGCCGGCGGTCGCCGAACCGCAAGGCTGGCTCCAGACTGCCACCATGCGGAAATGTCCCGGCTATGACGGCTGAGGCTCCGCAGAGAAACGGAACCGACAGCTGATGATCAGAAACCGCAGGACGTTTTTCCGTCATATCGCAGCCGCCTTCGTCCTATCCGCCGTCGCGCTTGGCACCTCCCCCGCGCGCGCCGATGCCGGATTCCAGAATTGGATCAACAACTTCTATGCCACGGCTGCAAAGAGCGGCATCACCCAGGCGACCTATCGCAAGGCCTTTGCCGGCGTGAAGACACCCGACGCCACCGTGATCGAAAAGGCCAATTACCAGCCTGAGTTCAAGCACAAGATCTGGGAATACATCGATTCCCGCGTCAACCCCTACACCAAGCGCGTCGGCCAGGAGATGGCCGCCAAGCACGCCCGCACGCTGAATTCGATCGAAAAGCACTTCGGCGTCGACAAGACGATCCTGCTGGCGATCTGGTCGATGGAATCGAACTACGGCGCCGTTCTCGAAAAGGACGACCGCCTGCACTACGTGCCGCGGGCGCTCGCAACCCTTGCCTATGCCGATCCCAAGCGCGCGAAATTCGCCAAGACCCAGCTGATTGCCGCACTCAAGATCCTGCAGAGCGGCGACATCACCCCGCGCGAACTGACCGGCTCCTGGGCCGGCGCCATGGGACACACGCAATTCATCCCGACCAGCTATCTGCTCTACGCGGTCGACGCTGATGGTAACGGCCATCGTGACATCTGGAATTCGGTGCCCGACGCGCTTGCGACCGCCGCCAACCTTTTGAAGAAGAACGG harbors:
- a CDS encoding lytic murein transglycosylase → MIRNRRTFFRHIAAAFVLSAVALGTSPARADAGFQNWINNFYATAAKSGITQATYRKAFAGVKTPDATVIEKANYQPEFKHKIWEYIDSRVNPYTKRVGQEMAAKHARTLNSIEKHFGVDKTILLAIWSMESNYGAVLEKDDRLHYVPRALATLAYADPKRAKFAKTQLIAALKILQSGDITPRELTGSWAGAMGHTQFIPTSYLLYAVDADGNGHRDIWNSVPDALATAANLLKKNGWQAGETWGYEVAPPANAAKYSGQTKTLAQWAALGFLRPNGKGFRNGNSRAELKLPSGGNGPGFLMTKNFFVIKRYNASDSYALGVGLLADQIAGYAGMQQRWPRPDGSLDISEKFELQNRLKELGYYSGEVDGNFGSGSKAAIQEFQSKNGLAPDGEPTQHLLRALRN